One Thalassotalea hakodatensis DNA segment encodes these proteins:
- a CDS encoding ABC transporter ATP-binding protein, with product MLHLSAENLVWSVDSKLILNGIDFTANLGETIGILGPNGAGKTSFLKCLYREHIPQSGNVTLSETALAAFNRREIARKISVVSQHREAVFNLSVLDVVKMGLIPHKQYFDLNTQADYQLLHQAIEQVDLKNKKHQAFNTLSGGEQQRCFIARAIVQQPEILIMDEPTNHLDIFYQHQILSIVKALDLTLVMSIHDLNLAALYCDRIMLMSEGTVLAFDTPEKVLKENLLEQVFKIPCVVDNNPITGKLRVTFGGQG from the coding sequence TTGTTACATTTAAGCGCGGAAAATTTAGTATGGTCTGTAGACAGTAAACTAATTCTTAATGGGATTGATTTTACCGCGAACCTCGGCGAAACGATTGGTATTTTAGGCCCCAATGGCGCAGGTAAAACTTCTTTTTTAAAATGTCTCTATCGAGAACATATTCCGCAATCAGGTAACGTCACCTTATCAGAAACGGCGCTAGCTGCATTTAATCGTCGCGAAATAGCGCGAAAAATTTCAGTGGTTAGCCAACACCGTGAAGCGGTATTTAATTTATCAGTGCTTGATGTGGTAAAAATGGGCTTGATACCACATAAACAGTACTTTGATCTTAACACCCAAGCAGACTATCAATTATTGCATCAAGCCATCGAACAAGTAGATCTTAAAAATAAAAAACACCAAGCTTTCAATACACTTTCAGGTGGTGAACAACAACGTTGCTTTATTGCACGTGCGATTGTGCAACAACCTGAAATATTAATTATGGATGAACCCACTAACCATTTAGACATTTTCTATCAGCATCAAATTTTATCTATTGTTAAAGCGCTTGATTTAACCTTGGTGATGAGCATTCATGATCTCAATCTAGCAGCCCTATATTGTGATCGCATTATGTTGATGTCAGAAGGAACCGTGTTAGCGTTTGATACCCCTGAAAAGGTCTTGAAAGAAAATCTGCTAGAGCAGGTATTTAAAATTCCATGCGTAGTTGATAACAATCCAATAACCGGAAAGCTGCGGGTTACCTTTGGGGGGCAAGGCTAA
- a CDS encoding gluconate 2-dehydrogenase subunit 3 family protein: MTSKYQVKLSRRESLKWVGALSASTLIPNSVSALTIAAEKNTGKGHWPKLTLSPINAKGYGKDPNLLIPPKSPWPKTLTAEQLTLVAVLADIIVPREGTVPSGSEVGVPDVVDEWVSAPYTRQQHDRLTILSALTWIDDEAQLRFEQSFVNLTEQKRLQIIDDIAFEREDNDNAFMRIIPAFARFRSLVLAAFYSSPAGMKDIGYMGNVPIMGDYPGPTEEAMTHLAQVVKQLGLSL, from the coding sequence ATGACTAGCAAATACCAAGTAAAACTCAGTCGTCGAGAATCATTAAAATGGGTTGGTGCATTGTCTGCTAGCACGTTAATTCCTAATAGTGTTAGTGCGCTCACTATAGCTGCTGAAAAAAATACTGGGAAAGGGCACTGGCCCAAGCTAACGTTGTCGCCCATTAATGCTAAAGGTTACGGTAAAGATCCAAATTTACTGATCCCGCCTAAATCACCGTGGCCGAAAACCTTGACAGCAGAGCAATTAACCCTTGTTGCGGTATTAGCCGATATTATTGTGCCACGAGAAGGTACAGTGCCTTCAGGTAGCGAAGTTGGCGTGCCTGATGTGGTGGATGAATGGGTTAGTGCACCTTATACTCGGCAGCAGCACGATCGATTAACGATTTTATCAGCGTTAACGTGGATAGATGACGAAGCTCAATTGAGGTTTGAACAATCGTTTGTTAATTTAACCGAACAAAAGCGCCTACAAATTATTGATGATATCGCGTTTGAACGAGAAGATAACGATAACGCGTTTATGCGTATAATTCCTGCTTTTGCACGTTTTAGATCGTTAGTGCTAGCGGCTTTCTATTCTAGCCCCGCAGGCATGAAAGACATTGGATATATGGGTAACGTACCTATTATGGGGGATTACCCAGGACCAACGGAAGAAGCCATGACACACTTAGCACAGGTGGTTAAACAATTAGGGTTATCTCTTTAA
- a CDS encoding GMC family oxidoreductase has protein sequence MKDKKHPVIVVGSGAGGAMAAYVLTQAGHRVLMLEAGRDYDPKTETPMFKTNGEAPLMGAGNVDKDFGFYDATVDGGWSVPGEPYTTGEGSDFLWWRARMLGGRTNHWGRYSLRFSEHDFKGKSRDGLGADWPIEYSDLAPWYDKTEYLVGVCGTNTGLDDMPDSSDGVLQPPPKPRVPELLIAAAAKKLGIPTAPMHRAVLTRAKDDRQACFYATPCGRGCSIGAAFQTTTSLIPMAKATGNLEVVTDAMVKNVTVDQHGKVTGVCYVDKKTKTETCLTANVVILAASACESARIMLNSKSKHHPSGLANSSGQLGRNIMDSTGTGLGAYIPALAGRPRYNEDGHTANHLFIPWWGHKAQEKGELDFPRGYHFEIGSGFGQPGSGVSSGLQGYGKALKQQVRDKYGSSVYLSLRGEMLPNEHCYMEIDDNVKDKWGIPVAKFHWKWSKHELNQVAHGLKTAKEILETMGATFDYPLPSAEKAILKGGQIIHEVGATRMGDSPKDSVTNQWGQTWDCDNLFVMDAGVFASNPHKNCTLTIMTLAMRNATWLSEQMNKGAL, from the coding sequence ATGAAAGATAAAAAGCATCCAGTAATCGTAGTGGGCTCTGGTGCGGGTGGCGCAATGGCTGCTTATGTACTAACACAAGCTGGACACCGCGTGTTAATGCTAGAAGCAGGCCGAGATTATGACCCTAAAACCGAAACACCCATGTTTAAAACCAATGGTGAAGCGCCATTAATGGGCGCTGGTAACGTTGATAAAGACTTTGGTTTTTATGATGCAACGGTTGATGGCGGTTGGAGTGTGCCTGGTGAACCATACACTACCGGTGAAGGTTCTGATTTTTTATGGTGGCGAGCACGTATGTTGGGTGGCCGAACAAATCACTGGGGGCGGTATTCATTACGTTTTAGTGAACATGATTTTAAAGGTAAATCACGCGACGGATTGGGCGCTGATTGGCCAATTGAATACTCGGATTTAGCACCTTGGTATGATAAAACAGAATACTTAGTTGGGGTATGCGGCACCAATACTGGGTTAGATGATATGCCAGATTCATCTGACGGTGTACTTCAACCTCCGCCCAAACCAAGAGTGCCTGAATTGTTAATTGCTGCCGCGGCAAAAAAATTAGGCATACCAACCGCGCCAATGCATCGAGCGGTATTAACACGTGCTAAAGATGATAGACAAGCGTGTTTTTATGCTACTCCGTGCGGTCGTGGTTGTTCTATTGGCGCAGCGTTTCAAACCACAACTTCATTAATTCCTATGGCGAAAGCAACAGGTAATTTAGAGGTTGTTACTGATGCAATGGTTAAGAATGTGACAGTTGATCAACACGGTAAAGTAACCGGTGTTTGTTATGTTGATAAAAAAACAAAGACTGAAACATGCTTAACCGCTAATGTCGTTATTTTAGCAGCAAGTGCCTGTGAATCAGCACGTATTATGCTCAACTCCAAAAGTAAGCATCACCCAAGTGGCTTGGCTAATTCAAGTGGCCAGCTAGGGCGTAATATTATGGACTCAACAGGCACTGGCTTAGGAGCCTATATTCCCGCTTTAGCTGGAAGACCAAGGTATAATGAGGATGGTCATACTGCTAATCATTTATTTATTCCTTGGTGGGGGCACAAAGCACAAGAAAAAGGCGAACTTGATTTCCCAAGAGGCTATCACTTTGAAATTGGCAGTGGTTTTGGTCAGCCAGGTTCTGGTGTAAGTTCAGGGTTGCAAGGTTACGGTAAGGCATTAAAGCAACAGGTAAGAGACAAATATGGCTCGTCGGTTTATTTGAGCTTGCGGGGTGAAATGTTGCCAAATGAACATTGTTACATGGAAATTGACGATAACGTTAAAGACAAATGGGGAATTCCCGTTGCCAAGTTTCATTGGAAGTGGTCAAAACATGAATTGAATCAAGTGGCTCATGGTTTAAAAACCGCAAAAGAAATATTAGAAACCATGGGAGCAACGTTTGACTATCCATTGCCTTCTGCTGAAAAAGCTATTTTGAAAGGTGGACAAATAATTCATGAGGTAGGCGCGACAAGAATGGGCGATTCGCCCAAAGATTCTGTGACAAACCAATGGGGACAAACGTGGGATTGCGATAACTTATTTGTCATGGACGCCGGTGTATTTGCGTCAAATCCACACAAAAACTGTACATTAACCATCATGACATTAGCGATGCGAAATGCAACGTGGCTTTCTGAGCAAATGAACAAAGGGGCGCTTTAA
- a CDS encoding 3-keto-disaccharide hydrolase, giving the protein MTKIRGMHQVTHNFKAVLITTACLLFSSSAMAETNNQLTDAEKQAGWQLLFDGKQASQWRNYQQKTLSEQWQVIDDTLTLTGKGGGDIITQTPYENFELKLDWRISEAGNSGIFIRVDEKGKYVYSRAPEIQILDNLKHSDRKDPTHRSGSLYDMIASPDSSHKLAGEWNSVRIRVNEGHLEVWQNQVKTTDIVMGSDRWNGLVANSKFATWQGFGEQENGYIGLQDHGDVVSFRNIKIKEL; this is encoded by the coding sequence ATGACAAAAATACGTGGAATGCATCAAGTAACACATAATTTCAAAGCCGTTTTAATTACAACAGCGTGTTTACTATTTTCATCGTCCGCAATGGCTGAAACTAATAATCAATTAACTGATGCTGAAAAACAAGCTGGCTGGCAATTGTTGTTTGACGGTAAACAAGCTTCACAATGGCGAAACTACCAACAAAAAACACTGAGTGAACAATGGCAAGTAATTGACGATACACTTACCTTAACTGGCAAAGGGGGTGGAGATATTATTACACAAACCCCTTATGAAAATTTTGAATTAAAACTTGATTGGCGTATTTCTGAAGCAGGCAACAGTGGCATTTTTATTCGTGTCGACGAAAAAGGGAAGTATGTCTATTCTCGCGCACCAGAAATTCAAATTCTTGATAACTTAAAGCACAGTGATAGAAAAGATCCGACGCATCGTTCAGGTTCATTATACGACATGATTGCCTCGCCAGACAGTTCGCACAAACTAGCAGGAGAGTGGAATAGCGTAAGGATACGTGTAAATGAAGGGCATTTAGAGGTCTGGCAAAATCAAGTGAAAACCACGGATATCGTTATGGGTAGTGATAGATGGAATGGGCTAGTAGCTAATAGTAAGTTTGCCACATGGCAAGGCTTTGGTGAACAAGAAAATGGCTATATTGGTTTACAAGATCATGGCGATGTTGTGTCATTTAGAAATATCAAAATTAAAGAGCTTTAG